In Triticum urartu cultivar G1812 unplaced genomic scaffold, Tu2.1 TuUngrouped_contig_1223, whole genome shotgun sequence, a single window of DNA contains:
- the LOC125526647 gene encoding cytochrome P450 709B2-like, with protein MEPNMGQALAAVLILLVTTRALWYLLWRPYAVARWFGRQGIQGPPYRFLVGSLPECQTMLVAGRAKALDTSSHDCITTVQPFFRKWASQYGKTFLYWLGPTPALCCTDMELVKQMFSDRTDVFQKEYLNPSLDSILGNRVIFANGDDWKRRRKFVHPAFNQETIKSMSAIAWECMQQAMERWCAQLQEQQQAEIDMRHDSDEIAMGVIARVMLGKDHEEAREVMVAGREQMEIAAYAFADLPLPGFRYLPTRRNRRTWQLDKLVTSKISHILKARLASSVYEDDLLGQMLQLQACRSSAETLSTQEMIGECRTLFAAGYETNASVITWAMFLLASYPRWQEMVREEVVREYPAHQLPPVDTLGKLKLLNMLLLETLRLYGPLTFLQRKTVSDTILANTKVPKGTMISIPLLMLHRDKEVWGPDADEFNPMRFQSGVSRDTKLSRALLAFSYGPRVCAGQNFAMVKVQIVIATILRSFSFSLSPSYVHKPSNFVTLLPRYGLPLFVRNLQRLTE; from the exons ACCACGAGAGCACTATGGTATCTGCTTTGGAGGCCATATGCTGTGGCCAGGTGGTTCGGGCGGCAGGGCATCCAAGGTCCGCCTTACAGGTTCCTGGTTGGGTCCCTGCCGGAGTGCCAAACGATGCTGGTCGCCGGGAGAGCCAAGGCTCTGGACACCAGCTCCCACGACTGCATCACCACTGTGCAACCCTTCTTCCGGAAATGGGCCTCCCAGTATG GGAAAACATTCCTGTACTGGTTGGGGCCGACACCAGCCCTGTGTTGTACTGACATGGAGCTTGTGAAGCAAATGTTCAGCGACAGGACAGACGTGTTCCAAAAAGAATACTTGAATCCGAGCCTGGACTCAATTCTAGGGAACAGGGTCATATTTGCAAACGGAGACGACTGGAAGCGACGCCGCAAATTCGTCCACCCGGCTTTCAACCAGGAGACGATCAAG TCCATGTCAGCAATAGCGTGGGAGTGCATGCAGCAGGCGATGGAACGGTGGTGCGCCCAACTGCAAGAGCAGCAGCAAGCCGAGATAGACATGAGGCATGACTCCGACGAGATAGCCATGGGTGTCATTGCGCGAGTGATGTTGGGCAAGGACCACGAGGAGGCCCGGGAGGTGATGGTCGCCGGAAGGGAGCAGATGGAGATTGCCGCATATGCGTTCGCAGATCTCCCGTTACCTGGATTCAG GTACCTGCCGACACGTCGCAACCGTCGGACGTGGCAGCTCGACAAGCTCGTGACAAGCAAGATCTCGCACATCCTAAAGGCACGACTTGCCAGCAGCGTCTACGAAGATGACCTGCTCGGGCAGATGCTCCAGCTGCAGGCATGCAGAAGCAGCGCCGAGACTCTGAGCACCCAGGAGATGATTGGCGAGTGCAGGACTCTATTCGCAGCAGGGTATGAAACCAACGCCAGCGTCATCACCTGGGCGATGTTCCTGCTCGCCAGCTACCCACGCTGGCAGGAGATGGTCAGGGAGGAGGTCGTACGGGAATATCCTGCTCACCAGCTACCCCCGGTTGACACCCTTGGCAAACTCAAGCTG CTTAACATGTTACTCTTGGAGACACTGAGGCTCTATGGCCCCCTAACTTTCCTGCAGAGGAAGACCGTCTCAGACACCATCCTCGCCAACACGAAGGTGCCAAAAGGAACGATGATATCAATCCCGCTGCTGATGTTGCACCGGGACAAAGAGGTTTGGGGACCCGACGCTGACGAGTTTAACCCGATGAGGTTCCAGAGTGGCGTCTCGAGGGACACCAAGCTTTCACGCGCGCTGCTGGCCTTCTCATATGGGCCGAGGGTCTGTGCCGGGCAGAACTTCGCCATGGTCAAGGTGCAGATTGTGATAGCCACCATCCTCAGGAGTTTCTCCTTCTCTCTGTCCCCCAGTTACGTGCACAAGCCCAGCAATTTCGTCACCCTATTGCCCAGGTACGGGCTCCCTCTCTTCGTCAGGAACCTGCAGCGGCTGACTGAGTGA